The following proteins are encoded in a genomic region of Solea senegalensis isolate Sse05_10M linkage group LG5, IFAPA_SoseM_1, whole genome shotgun sequence:
- the LOC122770193 gene encoding UDP-glucuronosyltransferase 2A2-like, whose translation MYKTTFIALAVLLCSSFLVNGGKILVAPEDGSHWLSLKVILEELHLRGHDITVVVPSGSSHIKRDASLYKTITVYTPSRQEIIDPYAASNIKTKLEHSSEWTKLLAEIEFLVSYSTWHFNMLNELCEDTRLMDDLVKAKYNLVLSDPLSGVGVYLGRRLGIPVVLEGILSWWDDPHNLLAPSPLSYVPVGLLQLSDKMTFAQRVENFIAFLASSVVLRYFNAVIDDQPVIQKYLGGSHKNLIELFQAADLWLMRTDFLLEFPRPTMPNVIYISGYHCKPSKPLSKELEDFVQSSGEHGVIIMTLGTLVLKLPERITDDIAAAFAQLPQKVIWKHTGKRPSTLGNNTLIVDWLPQNDLLGHPKTRVFVTHGGINGVQEAIYHGVPMIGLPLAMDQPENIFKMQVRGAAKEMHIGNVNKDNFLEGLKEVLYEPSYRENMKILSDLQKDQPIKPLDSAIFWIEYVMRHKGAPHLKSESYKMSFIQYYSLDVIAFLLLLCLPLSAISILAVRFLWQRVFCRSKVKKE comes from the coding sequence ATGTACAAAACTACCTTCATTGCACTTGCAGTGCTACTCTGCTCTTCATTCTTAGTGAACGGAGGGAAAATCTTGGTGGCCCCTGAGGATGGAAGCCACTGGCTCTCGTTAAAAGTCATCCTTGAGGAACTTCACTTAAGAGGCCATGATATCACCGTGGTGGTGCCATCAGGCTCAAGTCACATCAAGCGAGACGCTTCTCTCTACAAAACCATCACTGTGTATACCCCGAGTAGACAAGAAATCATTGATCCATATGCTGCCAGCAATATAAAGACAAAGCTGGAACACTCTTCGGAGTGGACCAagttattggcagaaattgaattcCTAGTTAGTTACTCCACGTGGCATTTCAATATGTTGAACGAGCTGTGTGAAGATACCAGACTGATGGATGACCTCGTGAAGGCCAAATATAATTTAGTTCTGTCAGATCCTTTGTCAGGTGTAGGGGTGTATCTGGGTCGCCGTTTGGGTATTCCAGTTGTACTTGAAGGGATACTGTCTTGGTGGGATGATCCCCATAACTTACTTGCACCAAGCCCACTCTCTTATGTTCCAGTTGGACTGTTGCAGCTAAGTGACAAGATGACATTTGCTCAGAGGGTTGAGAACTTCATTGCCTTCCTTGCATCTTCGGTAGTTCTGCGGTACTTTAATGCTGTAATAGATGACCAACCTGTTATTCAAAAGTACTTAGGAGGCAGTCACAAAAATCTCATAGAACTGTTTCAAGCAGCAGATCTGTGGCTAATGAGGACAGATTTTCTCTTGGAGTTCCCACGCCCCACAATGCCAAACGTCATCTATATATCAGGATATCATTGTAAACCATCCAAGCCCCTTTCCAAAGAACTAGAGGATTTCGTCCAGAGCTCTGGTGAACATGGCGTCATTATTATGACGTTAGGAACCCTGGTGTTAAAACTCCCTGAGCGCATCACGGACGACATTGCAGCTGCTTTTGCCCAACTTCCTCAGAAGGTGATCTGGAAGCACACGGGAAAAAGACCGTCCACACTTGGCAACAACACCTTAATTGTGGACTGGTTGCCACAGAATGACCTCCTGGGTCACCCTAAGACCAGAGTTTTTGTGACTCACGGAGGCATTAATGGAGTACAGGAGGCCATTTACCATGGCGTCCCTATGATTGGACTACCCCTCGCAATGGACCAACCAGAGAACATATTCAAGATGCAGGTAAGAGGTGCGGCTAAAGAAATGCACATTGGAAATGTGAACAAAGATAATTTCCTGGAGGGGCTGAAAGAGGTACTGTATGAACCGAGTTACCGGGAGAACATGAAGATACTGTCTGACCTGCAGAAAGATCAGCCCATAAAACCACTGGACAGCGCCATATTCTGGATTGAGTATGTCATGAGGCACAAGGGAGCGCCACACCTAAAGTCAGAGTCTTACAAAATGTCTTTCATCCAGTACTACTCACTCGATGTGATTGCATTTTTGCTGCTACTGTGTTTGCCGCTATCTGCTATTTCTATTTTGGCTGTAAGGTTTCTGTGGCAGAGAGTGTTTTGTAGaagcaaagtaaaaaaagaatga
- the naaladl1 gene encoding aminopeptidase NAALADL1: MIKQVLLGILCGTAMLVTGILIGHFAITQSSSSSSPSWVKEVAKDVDESLIEKFLSEVDNLQIQENLRVLTKVPHMATTAGDEETVKFMLKRWQDAETGLDQAWREEYMVYLSFPDPKNPNKVTVVSPSDTVLHSAREKEKPYYPDQEDTEVVQPYAAYSPAGHAKGKLVYANQGKPSDYQLLNQTVDLRGTIAITRYGGAGRAAKAINAAPYGVLGVLVYTDPLDINDGLMSDINETYPHSWYLPPSGVERGSFNSHFGDLLTPYLAAKDETYRIPVENITGNPPIPIQPIGFEDAYALICQLAGEAAPAAWQGAFNCTYNFGGPGFKHTSLFNNSDVKIDVFNHEQVKNSSNVMGVIRGSVEPDRYVIYGNHRDSWVHGAIDPSSGTSVMLELSRVLGAMVKQGKWRPRRSIIFGSWGAEEFGLIGSAEYTEQYFTKLSERTVAYINVDIAVFANATLRASGMPSVQNVLFTAAKQVSAPGMDSMSVYDNWIRYSNRTSPAHGPIPRVGYLSGAGSDYAAFVHYLGITSMDLSYTYDRSKTNARIYPAYHTAYDTFDYASKFIDPGFVSHQAIARTAGNVLIRLADSLVLPLNCSDYAESLEDYLNTALTLYEHQLKAKNISMEPLKLAVANFRRAAAHLDHVIHGSDLANEIPLKARRINDQLMLLDRAFLDPLAFPNKYAYRHVIWASSSAGKPTFPGLADAFATAELSNLSRDWEKVHYHVSVLSQAIEGAAHTLVDVI, from the exons ATGATAAAGCAGGTGTTACTTGGGATTTTGTGTGGCACTGCCATGCTCGTCACAGGAATCCTCATCGGCCACTTTGCCATTacccagagcagcagcagctcatcacCATCTTGGGTGAAAGAAGTGGCGAAGGATGTGGATGAGAGTCTCATCGAGAAGTTCCTGTCGGAGGTGGACAACCTGCAGATTCAGGAAAATTTGCG GGTGTTGACAAAAGTACCTCATATGGCAACAACAGCTGGAGATGAAGAGACAGTGAAGTTTATGCTGAAGAGATGGCAGGACGCTGAAACAGGTCTGGACCAGGCCTGGAGGGAAGAGTACATGGTCTACTTGTCCTTCCCTGACCCCAAAAACCCCAATAAGGTGACTGTAG tgaGTCCATCTGACACTGTGCTGCACTCtgccagagagaaagagaagccTTACTATCCAGATCAGGAAGATACAGAGGTGGTTCAGCCATATGCTGCATACTCTCCTGCAGGACATGCAAAG GGGAAACTGGTTTATGCCAACCAGGGAAAACCAAGCGACTACCAGCTGCTGAACCAGACAGTCGACCTGAGAGGAACCATTGCTATCACCAGATACGGGGGAGCAGGGAGAGCAGCTAAA GCCATCAATGCCGCACCCTATGGCGTCCTTGGTGTGCTTGTCTACACAGACCCTCTGGACATCAACGATGGTCTTATGTCAGACATCAACGAGACTTATCCGCACTCCTGGTACCTGCCGCCCTCTGGTGTGGAGAGAGGATCCTTTAACTCCCACTTTGGAGACTTACTCACCCCCTACCTGGCTGCCAAAG ATGAAACATACAGAATTCCAGTCGAGAACATCACAGGAAACCCTCCAATCCCTATTCAACCAATTGGATTTGAGGATGCCTATGCGTTAATCTG TCAGCTCGCTGGAGAAGCTGCTCCAGCTGCATGGCAGGGAGCATTCAACTGCACCTACAACTTTGGTGGTCCAGGGTTCAAACACACATCACTTTTTAACAACag TGACGTGAAGATAGACGTGTTCAACCATGAACAGGTGAAGAACTCTTCCAATGTGATGGGAGTCATCAGAGGTAGCGTCGAGCCAG ATAGGTATGTGATTTATGGGAACCACAGGGACAGCTGGGTTCACGGTGCGATTGACCCGAGCAGTGGGACGTCAGTCATGCTGGAGCTGAGCAGAGTGTTGGGCGCAATGGTGAAGCAGG GCAAATGGAGGCCACGCAGGTCCATTATCTTTGGAAGCTGGGGAGCAGAAGAGTTTGGCCTTATTGGGTCGGCAGAATACACAGAG caaTACTTCACCAAGCTCAGTGAACGCACCGTTGCTTACATCAATGTGGATATAGCTGTTTTTG CCAATGCCACCCTCAGAGCTTCAGGGATGCCATCCGTGCAGAACGTCCTCTTCACGGCCGCCAAACAG GTCAGTGCACCTGGAATGGACTCCATGTCCGTGTACGACAACTGGATACGATACAGCAACAGGACGAGCCCAGCCCATGGTCCGATCCCCAG GGTGGGATACCTATCAGGTGCAGGAAGCGATTACGCTGCCTTTGTCCATTACCTTGGAATCACTTCAATGGACCTTTCCTACACATACGACagg AGTAAGACGAATGCTCGTATTTACCCTGCGTACCACACAGCATACGACACCTTTGACTACGCCTCAAAGTTCATCGATCCTG GGTTCGTAAGTCATCAAGCTATCGCCAGGACAGCAGGAAATGTGTTGATCCGACTGGCCGACAGCCTGGTGCTGCCATTAAACTGCAGCGACTATGCAGAGAGTCTGGAGGACTACCTCAACACTGCACTCACCTTATATGAACATCAGCTGAAAGCTAAGAATATATCCATGG AGCCATTAAAACTTGCAGTGGCCAACTTTCGTCGTGCCGCCGCTCACCTGGACCACGTGATTCATGGTTCAGACCTGGCTAATGAAAT ACCACTGAAGGCCAGAAGAATCAATGACCAGCTCATGCTGCTGGACAGAGCTTTCCTGGACCCTCTGGCCTTCCCTAACAAATATGCATACAG GCATGTTATCTGGGCCTCCAGCAGCGCTGGCAAACCGACCTTCCCAGGTCTGGCTGACGCCTTTGCCACGGCCGAGTTATCAAATCTGTCAAGGGATTGGGAAAAAGTTCACTACCACGTGTCAGTGCTGAGCCAGGCCATCGAAGGTGCTGCCCACACACTGGTCGATGTCATTTAG
- the si:dkey-283b1.6 gene encoding uncharacterized protein si:dkey-283b1.6 — MSPFDTIPLLEIFLGILGFGLSIMFCTTFCRACSRLRQEEIEREVWRRSEQDGRPPPIYFIPIPGSMSQTDVEDARVSRFSQELHTPPQYSTAYCGAPPSYNELGLKPDDLPPAYTEHNFPVHPNPTQSHTDVEHDGVTHSLDHGRAES, encoded by the exons ATGTCCCCCTTTGACACCATTCCTCTTCTAGA gatCTTCCTGGGCATCCTGGGCTTCGGACTCTCCATCATGTTCTGCACCACCTTCTGCAGGGCATGCAGTCGCCTGCGGCAGGAGGAGATTGAGAGAGAGGTATGGAGGCGCAGCGAGCAGGACGGGCGCCCGCCACCTATTTACTTCATCCCCATCCCTggaagcatgtcacagacagacGTTGAAGACGCCAGGGTGTCTCGATTCAGCCAGGAGCTCCACACACCTCCACAGTACAGCACTGCTTATTGTGGGGCCCCGCCTTCCTATAATGAG CTGGGATTGAAACCTGACGACCTTCCTCCTGCTTACACAGAACATAACTTCCCTGTGCATCCAAACCCAACCcagtcacacacagacgtgGAACACGATGGAGTTACACACAGCCTTGATCATGGTCGCGCTGAATCGTAA
- the erap1b gene encoding endoplasmic reticulum aminopeptidase 1b — MLVALVLLLLPFGSLPTSSGAQVPNQGQIKDPPIATNGQPFPWNHMRLPKTISPLHYDLSIHPNLTTLDFTGTVRIELDVHEDTSSIVLHSKKLQIFSVLLLAPEGVRPLQVLEYPRSHQLALLSDSMLIKGSKYEVQLEFAANLSDSFHGFYKSSYRTSSGEVRFMASTQFEATFARGAFPCFDEPAFKANFTIRITRERRHIAISNMPKVKTIELPGGLLEDHFDTSVEMSTYLVAYIVSDFLSVSKTTQHGVKISVYAVPEKIDQTAYALDAAVKLLDFYDDYFDIPYPLPKQDLAAIPDFQSGAMENWGLTTYRESGLLFDPDKSSVSDKLGITKVIAHELAHQWFGNLVTMEWWNDLWLNEGFAKFMEFVSLDITYPELQVDDFFLGKCFEAMEVDSLSSSHPVSHPVENPVQIQEMFDDVSYDKGACILNMLRDFLTPEAFEIGIIKYLKRFSYKNTVNSHLWESLTNVCTSDYLDEGRIKHREFCSNRDLSSGASKWYSGDELDVKAIMDTWTLQEGFPLVTVEVRGREVRLSQERYLKTDDPSLTEGFLWQIPLTYMTSVSNTVHRFLLKTKTDVLYLPEEVDWVKFNVDMSGYYMVHYAGEGWNSIIRLLQNNHTALTSNDRASIVQNVFQLVSVGKVRLDTALELSLYLSKETEIMAVTQGFGELVPLYKLMEKRDMADLEKQMKDYIVDLFQGLIDRQEWTDSGSVSERVLRSYLLLFACVRNYAPCVTKATQLFHKWKESDGNISLPVDVTMAVFMIGARTPEGWDFLLEKYRSSGQMSVKSRMKAAMAFSPLQDKLKWMMEQSLYGEVIKTQDLPGVVVTVSSNPRGYRMAWEFLRANWHTLIKKFDLGSHSVSYMVTGVTNQYSTRDMLDEIRGFFGSLSEETGSEMRCIQQAYESVEDNIRWMDTNLPLLQAWLDKHKHRISHEDL; from the exons ATGTTAGTGGCtcttgttttgctgctgctgccctttGGTTCACTTCCCACCTCATCAGGAGCACAGGTTCCAAACCAGGGTCAGATCAAAGATCCGCCCATAGCCACCAATGGCCAGCCGTTCCCCTGGAACCACATGCGGCTCCCCAAAACCATCTCCCCCCTCCACTATGACCTCAGCATTCACCCAAACCTGACCACACTTGACTTCACTGGCACTGTTCGTATTGAGCTGGATGTGCATGAGGACACCAGCAGCATTGTCCTCCATTCTAAGAAGTTGCAGATCTTCTCTGTGCTGCTCTTAGCACCAGAAGGTGTGAGGCCTCTCCAGGTTTTGGAGTATCCTCGTTCCCATCAGCTGGCCTTGCTGTCCGACTCTATGCTGATTAAAGGTAGTAAGTATGAAGTTCAGCTTGAGTTTGCCGCCAACTTGTCCGACAGTTTCCATGGTTTCTACAAGAGCAGCTACCGCACTAGCAGTGGGGAAGTCCG GTTCATGGCATCAACGCAGTTTGAAGCAACGTTCGCACGTGGAGCCTTCCCCTGTTTCGATGAGCCGGCTTTTAAAGCCAACTTCACCATACGGATTACACGTGAACGACGTCACATAGCCATATCAAACATGCCTAAG GTTAAAACCATTGAGTTACCAGGTGGTTTGCTTGAGGATCACTTTGACACCTCTGTGGAGATGAGCACTTACCTGGTTGCCTACATTGTGTCGGATTTCCTGTCTGTAAGCAAAACCACCCAGCACGGCGTGAag ATTTCAGTCTATGCTGTACCTGAGAAGATTGACCAGACAGCCTATGCACTGGATGCTGCTGTCAAACTGTTAGACTTCTATGACGACTACTTCGATATTCCTTACCCACTGCCAAAACAGG ATTTGGCTGCAATTCCTGACTTCCAGTCAGGTGCAATGGAGAACTGGGGGCTGACCACCTACAGAGAGTCAGGCCTCCTCTTTGACCCCGACAAGTCCTCTGTTTCAGACAAACTTGGCATCACCAAGGTCATTGCCCATGAGCTTGCACACCAG TGGTTTGGGAACCTGGTGACGATGGAGTGGTGGAATGACCTGTGGCTCAATGAGGGTTTTGCCAAGTTCATGGAGTTTGTTTCTCTGGACATCACCTACCCAGAGCTGCAAGTG GATGACTTCTTCTTGGGGAAATGTTTTGAGGCTATGGAGGTCGACTCTCTTAGCTCCTCCCACCCTGTCTCCCACCCCGTTGAAAACCCTGTGCAGATCCAGGAGATGTTTGATGATGTGTCATATGACAAG GGAGCGTGTATTCTGAACATGTTGCGGGACTTCCTGACTCCAGAGGCCTTTGAGATCGGCATCATCAAATACCTCAAGCGCTTCAGCTACAAGAACACTGTCAACAGCCACCTGTGGGAGAGCCTCACTAAT GTCTGCACCTCAGATTATCTAGATGAAGGTcgaataaaacacagagagttCTGTTCCAACCGTGACCTCTCCTCTGGAGCCTCA AAATGGTACTCTGGTGATGAGCTGGATGTCAAGGCCATCATGGACACGTGGACCCTGCAGGAGGGCTTCCCACTGGTCActgtggaggtcagaggtcgcgAGGTTAGGCTGAGCCAGGAGCGTTACCTAAAAACAGATGACCCCTCCCTCACTGAAGg ATTCCTGTGGCAGATTCCACTGACCTATATGACCAGTGTCTCCAACACCGTCCACCGCTTCCTGCTTAAAACCAAGACTG ATGTCTTGTACCTGCCAGAGGAGGTGGACTGGGTGAAGTTTAATGTGGACATGAGTGGCTACTACATGGTCCACTACGCAGGCGAGGGGTGGAACTCTATCATCAGATTGTTGCAGAACAACCACACGGCCCTGACCAGCAATGACCGTGCCAGCATCGTTCAAAATGTCTTCCAGCTGGTCAG TGTAGGAAAGGTGAGGTTGGACACAGCTCTGGAGCTGTCTCTCTACCTGTCCAAAGAGACTGAGATCATGGCTGTGACCCAGGGCTTTGGGGAGCTTGTACCTCTCTATAAGCTCATGGAAAAGAGAGACATGGCAGATCTGGAGAAACAGATGAAG GACTACATCGTGGATCTGTTTCAGGGGCTGATTGATCGCCAGGAGTGGACGGACTCTGGATCAGTCTCTGAGCGAGTGCTCAGGAGTTACCTGCTGCTGTTTGCCTGTGTCAGGAACTACGCTCCCTGTGTGACCAAAGCCACCCAGCTCTTTCACAAATGGAAGGAATCTGATGGCAATATCAG CCTCCCTGTTGATGTCACAATGGCTGTGTTTATGATTGGAGCTCGAACGCCAGAGGGGTGGGACTTCCTTCTTGAGAAGTACCGCAGTTCAGGTCAAATGTCCGTCAAGAGCCGAATGAAAGCTGCCATGGCTTTCAGCCCTCTGCAGGACAAGCTCAAGTG GATGATGGAGCAGAGCCTCTATGGTGAAGTCATTAAAACTCAGGACCTTCCAGGCGTGGTCGTCACTGTCAGCAGCAATCCACGTGGCTACAGAATGGCCTGGGAATTTCTCCGTGCCAACTGGCACACACTGATCAAGAA GTTTGACCTTGGCTCTCACTCGGTATCATACATGGTGACTGGAGTGACCAACCAGTATTCTACCAGGGACATGCTAGATGAG ATTCGAGGCTTCTTCGGCTCCCTGTCCGAGGAGACGGGCTCAGAGATGCGCTGCATCCAGCAAGCGTATGAGAGCGTTGAGGACAACATTCGCTGGATGGACACCAACCTTCCTCTGCTGCAGGCCTGgcttgacaaacacaaacacagaatctCTCATGAGGATTTATAG